In Theobroma cacao cultivar B97-61/B2 chromosome 7, Criollo_cocoa_genome_V2, whole genome shotgun sequence, the genomic window aagtagaaaaaaaaaatccagaTACATGcatttattattgaattaaacgctcaaatactaaaaaaaataatacaattttttttttgtatctgctataaaaagagataaaaagatggaaaaaattgaaaataaaaaattcgaAGCTtgtaaacattttaatttcacGGAAGCTTCATGAGTTTATCCACGGACCTAAATATTAAAGGCAAGACGTGAGAATCCGAGGAAAATGCTCAATGCAAACATAAATATGATCCAAAATGGAAAGCATATATTTGCATTGAACAGAATTGCGGCAATGGTGACAAAGCTCAACCAGATGAACATGGGATAAGTACTGGGGTTTTCGTCAGCTATCGGTTCTTCTGTATAATACCGTGGCATATCATATAGATAACAGCATGGCATCTGAGTTGGTTCTTCCTTCTCATCCttcccttttcctttctcttccttCTCAGCCTTCCCAGTCTTTTCCTTCTCTTCGTCCACGCTCAAAAGGGGAGCAGCCCGAGTAACTTTTTTCCTCAACGACATAGTTAAATTAACTGGATCAACCCCATCCCCTTTCACCACTAGCTTATCCTTTTCTGCACCCTCTACTGCAAATGAAACCACACCTGTTGAAgaaaatttagtcaaaattcGATATTTTCAACCTGCAATGAAGTAATTTAGGACGTAGGAGATATGATTCCAaccattttgtttttgcagCAACCTTGAAAGCCTTGACCCTGCATCTGTCACACTCCATGTTTACCCCGATAACCATCTTCTGCTGCATCATTATTATTACAGCAAAcgttaaatttgaaccaatgaTGCTGATCAAGAAATGGTGATATTTATACATAGGAAGAAATTAAGGTACATACCTTCATGATTAACGTGGACGCCAAAGTAGTCTAACCAAGGCAGTTCCTTGTAAATGTTCAAGTAAATTAAcaggtatgaaaattattattttattaaaattttaaattattatccgaatatcataaatatcttattaaaataaatttaaatttaatttttatgtatctaattaataaaattaaattcataaattcaaaaaaaaagttaaagttTAAGAttatatttagaaaaattaatgaattttaatagcatTACATTAATGttaagaaatttataaacaaaattattatataaataaaaatttaacattaaaaattattattttataatcgAGTTCAAATAGTGAGTACTCTAGATCACTTGAACCGTACCCGATCTTGTAATGAGTAGTAATTTTATTACCCAAATCTTAACTAAATTCGATTATAAAATACTCTAATCTTTCTTAATCAAGTCAAGTAATACAAGATTATAAGGTATCTTAATTTTACCCAAACCTTATAGGATACTCCATTATAAGGTATGTTTTTATATCCTTACCTCAAACTACTAAAATTTCTTAACAAATATTATCTTTTCATACCTGTTAACAAAACCTAAGGCTTATGCACAGGTCAGAGGGAACAGTGCCTGTGCAATCTTTCCATTCAGACATAACTAATACCTcaattatttcaaattattaagaAATTACCAATGAGATAAAATACACAAAAAATTGTGTGAATACAACATAAAAAACCGAAATTGCACTAAAAAGTATTTGCAATTGTGAGAGATAGAAAAGTTTTATTTGCAAGTCAAGTCAGTTAAGCAACAATATCAAATACGATCAAGAAATCATCAAAGCATTTATCAATcaatatcaattttctttgacAATACGAAAATACTATACAAAAGCTTCTTAATGCATgaagaaaagttagagatgAGGTTCAAAGAGATATCAATttcaaaaagaacaaaaaacgttaaaatcatattttacaAAAGTCTTCTAATTGAATAAAGtacgtgtatatatatattttttatgtataagaagattattaattatatattaagtggacctatgtatttttttaaatgtattattttataaatttaatgaattattaatttattacattgatcttaaattaaaatcgattaaaaatattatttaattaaaattattaattattaatatttaNagaaaaatgtgaaataatgatgttaataataaaagatgtttatatatatatatatatattgttttaaaatttaaagtttattttatttttaaaaattttataatttcacctctcaaatattaaattttttattttcaacttttcaaAACTGAAATCTTGATTGCGCCATTAATATGGGTTTCATGCAAGTATTTGTTTAATGGCTTGAAGTTATGCTAGTAGAATTtgtactctctctctcttttcttggGGGTAGAGTCAATTGGCTATatatttagaaaagaaaagaaaaaaaaaaagatagacATATTATACTGCTGCACCTGCAGTAGATGTTTTCCAATGGCAGCATTTTCCAGGCAGAGATAGCTGTTAAATTTGCTTCAGCACTCAGACCATGACATGTGCCTTGTGGTTAGAACCATTGACAAACCTCTATTTCTGGGCATTTTGATACAAGTAAGAGGATTGATTGTGCTTATCATATGACTGAATATagagtttttttaatttcccaTGCATCTTGGATTCTAATGGGAAACAAATATGCAGGAATCAGGATATAATATATCGAGAGAATTCTTGTTGGTGAAGGTTGAATATTATCAAGCTATCTTTGACTTTCTTTGCATATGTCaacaacttttttatttttccaatgaAGAAAGTAAACTCCTTAATCTTTTCTTAGTCCCGTGGTGAACCCAGACACAATTTCATTATTTACATATCCTCAACTGCTCAAGATCATCAGTCCTATTTATTTCAATtctaatttaagattttggaTGAATGAAAGTTGTCTGATTTGAGATATTAATCTGTAGCTTGATCAAATCTGTGAATGTTTAAACCACTGCAGCAATCTTCAAGGCCTCTGTTCTGCATTTCTCACAGTGCATTGACACCTTGATCACTATCTTTTGCTGCACAATATCAAAGTGGAGGTTCCATATACATCAATTTCATGCAAGAGCATAGATTTTGTTCCAGGAGCATAGATGTTGATCATCAACCATCAGAATGGAAAACCCACCATTATGTATATTGCTTATTGTCTGCCTTGGAATATACGCAACATTATCCTTGCGTGTTCATAAATAATTGACTTCAGGGGTACCTTATAAACTAGTTGACTAACTGCAAAACCTACCATTTTGGATTTAAATAATCCTTGCTCCTGACTTTTTGCTTGGAATTATTTACATTGACTAATGGCTTCCATGGATCCCAATGGTCTGCTCTTCGACAGGACAAATCCAAGTTCTGATATGGCTGGAAATGGATTAGCCTACTTGctgaaatataattaattaaccaaGGATGACTTTAAACATGCTCAGAACCagctagaaaaaaataatgaaagagAATTCTACAAcgaatattaattaattataacgTGACATAAAACTCTTTATCAcaaaatacttttatttttagtaatcCGTCGGTTAAAGAAATTGTCTCTCTCATCGTATTTTCCATGATGGACGGAGGAAgaaaattgtcaaaattatgaAGCATGTAGCATCTACCCTATCGCTTCTGCAAGCTCCATGAATTCTTCCATGATGAACCACAGCCCACCGAACATAGCAAAGGGGCAGAGATTCACTCAGGGAATAAGCCGTTGGGCCGCACCAAATTGTCAACTATGAACACTTGGTATATTATAATTCATTTGTCAAGTTCTTCCCTTACTTTCttgtacttttttttactattatatCTCATGTTTTCATTTTGGTAATCAGATTTCTAGAATTCCTGATTTGTGATAGGAACTTCAAGAggtattaattaattcatatGAGGTAGTACTTCAATATAGAAGTTGAAGCAAAttgttttaaacaaaatttctccattttttttattttcaaaaataattcatgATCAATTATTGAAAGAACATCCCTAATTGTTATTGACATCGAACGAGACCTACAACACCATCATCAacataagaaaaaaacatcttaaattttcttaattgcaCTTGTTGAAAATACGAAAtttcaaaagtaaaattatacatataaacattaattttttcagactaattaatataatcaTTGTGTAAAATGCGAATCCATGTATGTAATGGGAACGTAAGCACCAATCGAAATGTGTATACATATGAATGAATTAACAGTATAAATTCTtgaatatgtatattttattgtAAACATCACAACCATGACTTATATAAAGTCATGGACGTAGGTGAGATTGGAAAAATGTCTAtgaaaattaacttaaattaaaacccaacttgtctaaattaagtaTTCATGTGTACCCAGAGGTCTTTTGACCACTGAATTGACAAAGCTGCCAGCCCTCCAATTTTTTAGGTAAAGCTTGATTATGAGAAAATGCACATGTCCCATGATTCATGTAAGACAACCACAAAGCAAAAAAgagtaataaaaaatgaacatgAATCATGTGGCTAGCAGTAGGTAGAGCAACGACTTATGTCacataatatacatatttgattatgaGTTTACTTGTTCTTGGTCAATCCCACAACttgtaatttaaataatcaagcaCTAAGCATCATCTTCCTATGGCTTACTCTACCtttatatttctattttgcAAGTAAAATCCATGGCTACATCATAGTATATAATTCCACGATTATTgatatgcatatatatgattgtatcaagatttgattTCGAAGGAGAGTCTAGGAAACGGAAACGGCTACCACATCTAAAGAAGGCAGCAGACTCATGAATTACCTAATCCTGATACGAGGAGATAGTGATAATAAAATTTCgtttattagaattatttttaagtcTTCCACATGAGTGACTTCTAATGGCTAGTTTGTTACATATTTGGTGGAACAATACTAAAATTTCtggtaaaatattaatagcaTCCTTATCAAACATGGGGAAGAAgtcaaagagagaaaaaaagaaagaaaaaaaaaaagatgaaaatgcTAGCTTGAGCCTATCACTTGTTCTTAGGATTCCTAGGGATAATTTCAGTTTGAACTATTCTTTCACATGACATCAGTATAAATTTAGAGTAACTAGGCAGCTAATATAAATTAAGTCTTGATTACTAcaccttaaaattttaatcataaataaGATATAAAGTAAGTACTTACATACATCATCCCTTGATTTTGAGTAGAGTACTTAGCCAATCGTATGTAAGTTTGTATGTGACTTGCTTTGATAAAGAGATTAATTACAACTTATTGTCATATCATCGCGTATAATTAACTTGATCATCGATAATTCAACACgattaaagatgatggatgaaattaattttattgctATTGAATGAAGAAATATGAGTAGATAACCATACACTAACTACCAGACTTGGTCTAATTGATCATCATCTCATCACCAGACAGGGACTTagaattcaagaaaaagaaggaaaagtagCAGAAAGAACAGCAAAGAGGTAAACACAAGATGCCATTGTACTTTTACCTTTAAGATTTGCAGATATATAACAAAGACCAAACTCAGCTCAAATCGAGTTCGAAGATGGAGAAAGCTGGAactaattttcaacaaaagagaatgaaatttttatcagATGAATGACTGTCACATGATGGAACAGATGGTTGGGTTTGGGTCATCATAAACCACTCCATAGTGCAAGGTACAATAATTTGGACATTGACAACAACCAAATGAACTGCATTGGTGGATTTCTGGTTTTTTAGCCTTATCTCCATCTTTTCCTTTGTCTTCTCCCACGCTGATTATGGCTGCATACCCAAGCTTTTTCCTGAGTAA contains:
- the LOC18593216 gene encoding uncharacterized protein LOC18593216, whose product is MKQKIVIKVPMHCDKCRTKAMKIAAVANGVSSVAIAGNDKDQVVVTGEGIDSANLTCLLRKKLGYAAIISVGEDKGKDGDKAKKPEIHQCSSFGCCQCPNYCTLHYGVVYDDPNPTICSIM